The nucleotide sequence GGGTAAGGTTAACTAACGGAAAAGAGGTGAACGCATACATCCCTGGAGAAGGACACAATCTACAAGAGCACTCGATAGTATTGGTTAGAGGTGGAAGGGTAAAAGATTTGCCAGGAGTTAGATATCACATCGTTCGTGGTGCCTTAGATACCGCAGGTGTTGCAGGTAGAACTCAGCGTAGATCTAAATACGGAGCAAAACGCCCTAAGAAGTAATTAAAAACTTTTAATGTAAAGACATGAGAAAAAGACAGGCAAAAAAACGGCCTCTTTTACCAGATCCAAAATTTAATGATCAGTTAGTAACTCGTTTTGTTAACATGATGATGTGGGATGGTAAAAAATCGGTTTCCTTTAAAGTTTTCTACGATGCAATTGCAATAGTAGATGAGAAAAAACAAGATGAAGAGAAAACCGCTCTAGAAATTTGGAAAGATGCACTTTCTAATGTAATGCCACATGTTGAGGTGAGAAGCCGTCGTGTAGGTGGTGCAACATTTCAAATTCCAATGCAAATTAGACCAGATCGTAAAGTTTCAACTGCAATGAAGTGGTTGATCTCTTATTCGAGAAAACGTAACGAAAAATCTATGGCTCAGAGATTGGCTGGAGAGATTATTGCGGCGTCTAAAGAAGAAGGTGCTGCCGTTAAAAAACGTGTAGACACTCATAAAATGGCTGAAGCTAACAAAGCATTCTCTCACTTTAGATTCTAAAAAAAATGGCACAAAGAGATTTAAAATTCACAAGAAATATAGGTATTGCTGCGCATATTGATGCAGGTAAAACCACTACAACAGAACGTGTATTGTTCTACACCGGAGTTAGTCACAAGATTGGAGAAGTTCATGACGGTGCAGCAACTATGGACTGGATGGAGCAAGAGCAGGAAAGAGGTATTACAATTACTTCTGCTGCTACTCACTGTAAGTGGATGTATCGCGATCAGGAATATACTGTAAATATTATTGATACTCCAGGTCACGTAGATTTTACCGTAGAGGTAGAGCGTTCTTTACGTGTACTTGATGGTATGGTAGCTTTATTCAGTGCGGTTGATGGTGTTGAGCCACAATCTGAAACTGTATGGAGACAAGCAGATAAATATAGAGTACCACGTTTAGGATTTGTAAACAAAATGGACCGTCAGGGATCTGACTTCTTTAATGTTTGTAATCAAGTAAGAGAAATGCTAGGTGGAAACCCAGTGCCTCTTCAAATTCCTATTGGTGAAGAAAATGATTTTAAAGGTGTTGTAGATTTAATATCTAAAACAGCTCTTGTTTGGAATGAAGAAGATTTTGGAATGACCTATGAAACCATAGATATTCCAGCTGAATTGATGGATGATGTAAACAAGTACAGAACTTTATTGGTGGAAGCAGTAGCAGAATATGATGAAGCTTTAATGGAGAAATTCTTTGAAGACGAAAGTTCTATTACTGAAGATGAGATTATTGCTGCTCTTAGAGCTGCAACTATCGATATGTCTATTATTCCAATGATGTGTGGTTCTGCATTTAAGAACAAAGGTGTTCAAATGATGTTAGATGCGGTTATGCGTTACCTTCCATCTCCTGTAGATATTGATGCTATTATTGGTGTTAATCCAGATACAGAAGAAGAAGAGTCTCGTAAGCCTCATGTAGATTCTCCATTCTCTGCTTTAGCTTTTAAAATTGCTACAGATCCTTTCGTAGGTCGTTTAGCTTTCTTTAGAGTGTATTCTGGTGCTTTAGATGCAGGTTCTTACGTATTGAACAATCGTTCAGGTAAGAAAGAACGTATCTCTCGTATCTATCAGATGCATGCTAATAAGCAAGAGCCCATAGATAGAATTGAAGCTGGAGATATTGGAGCTGCAGTTGGTTTTAAAGATATTAAAACTGGAGATTCTCTTACAGATGAGAAACACCCAATTACTTTAGAATCTATGTCTTTCCCTAACCCGGTAATTGGTATTGCTGTAGAGCCTAAGACCAAAGCCGATGTTGATAAGATGGGTATGGCTTTAGCTAAATTAGCTGAAGAGGATCCAACTTTCCAAGTTAAGACAGATGAAGCTTCTGGACAAACTATTATCTCTGGAATGGGTGAATTACACCTTGAAATTCTTGTAGATCGTTTGAAAAGAGAATTCAAAGTAGAAGTTAATGAGGGTCAACCTCAAGTTGAATACAAGGAAACTATTACTAGAAGTGCAGATCATAGAGAAACTTATAAAAAGCAATCTGGTGGTCGTGGTAAATTTGGTGATATCGTTTTTGAAATGTCTCCTGCAGATGAGGACTTTAAAGGTCCAGGTCTTCAGTTTGTAGACGAAGTAAAAGGTGGACGTATTCCTAAAGAATTTATTCCTTCAGTAGAGAAAGGATTTAAAGAAGCTATGAAATCTGGTCCATTAGCTGGATTTAAGATGGATAGTTTGAAAGTTATCTTAAAAGATGGATCTTTCCACCCTGTGGATTCTGATCAACTTTCTTTCGAATTGGCTGCAAAAATGGGATATAAAGTTGCTGCTAAAAAAGCCGGAGCTGTTATTCTTGAGCCAATCATGAAAGTAGAAGTTGTTACTCCAGAAGAAAACATGGGAGATATCGTAGGTGACCTTAACAGAAGAAGAGGGCAGGTAAACGATATGTCAGACAGATCTGGTGCTAAAGTTATTAAAGCAGAAGTGCCGCTTTCAGAAATGTTTGGATATGTTACTACATTAAGAACATTATCTTCAGGTAGAGCAACCTCTACAATGGAATTTTCTCATTATGCTGAAACTCCTTCCAATGTTTCGGAAAGTGTTATAAAAGCAGCTAAGGGTACATCAAACGAATAATATTAGGGATATGAGTCAGAAAATCAGAATAAAACTAAAATCCTACGATCATAACTTGGTAGACAAGTCTGCAGAGAAGATCGTAAAGACCGTAAAAACTACGGGTGCTGTAGTAACGGGGCCAATCCCTTTACCTACTCACAAAAAAATATTTACTGTATTGCGTTCTCCTCACGTGAATAAAAAAGCGAGAGAACAATTTCAATTAAGCTCTTATAAAAGATTGTTGGACATCTATAGTTCATCATCTAAAACTATTGATGCTTTAATGAAATTGGAATTACCAAGCGGAGTAGAAGTAGAGATTAAAGTGTGATAAATGTTTTATCAATACTTCTTAATTGAGGAAAAGATAATAGATTTTAGCATGAAAGCTTAAGCTTTCAATACATGTCCTGAGCGATTGGCGAGGGAAAAACGGAGAAAAATACATTCAGGATTGGAGTATTTTCAATCCTGAATATTTTTAATAAATAATTTAATTTAATTAATAATTATGTCTGGGTTAATAGGAAAAAAAATAGGCATGACCAGCATTTTTGACGAGAACGGGAAAAATATTCCTTGTACCGTTATTCAAGCTGGACCATGTGTTATCACCCAAGTCAGAACCAATGAGGTTGACGGGTACGAAGCACTTCAACTTGGTTTCGATGACAAAAAGACTGCTAATAAGGCTGCCACTGGGCACGCTAAAAAGGCCGGTTCTGCAGCAATGCGTAAAGTCGTTGAATTCCAAGGATTTGAAGGAGAATACAAATTAGGAGACTCTATTACTGTTGATCAATTCGTGGAAGGCGAATTTGTTGACATTGCTGGTATCAGTAAAGGTAAAGGTTTTCAAGGTGTTGTAAAAAGACACGGTTTTGGTGGTGTAGGTCAAGCTACTCACGGACAACATAACCGTTTAAGAGCTCCAGGTTCTATTGGTGCAGCGTCATATCCTGCAAGAGTATTTAAGGGTATGCGTATGGCCGGTCGTATGGGAGGTGAAAAAGTGAAAGTAGAAAACTTAAGAGTTTTAAAAGTAGTTGCAGATAAAAATCTACTTGTTGTAAAAGGATGTGTTCCTGGTCACAAAAACTCATATGTAATCATTCAGAAGTAATGGAAGTAGCAGTTTTAGATATTAAAGGAAAAGAAACAGGTAGAAAGGTTAGTCTTTCTGACTCTGTTTTTGCAATAGAACCTAATAATCACGCAGTATATCTTGATGTAAAGCAATACTTGGCTAATCAACGCCAAGGAACGCATAAAGCAAAAGAGCGTGCGGAGATTACAGGAAGTACTCGTAAGATTAAGAAACAAAAAGGTACAGGTACTGCTCGTGCAGGAAGTATTAAATCTCCAGTTTTTAGAGGTGGAGGTAGAGTTTTTGGACCACGTCCAAGAAATTACGGGTTTAAATTGAACAAGAACCTTAAAAGATTGGCAAGAAAATCTGCTCTTTCTTTAAAGGCAAATGATAAGAATATTATCGTAGTAGAAGATTTTCAATTTGATACACCAAAAACCAAAAACTTCATCGATGTTTTGAAAGGTTTAGGGGTAGATAAGAAAAAATCTCTTATAGTCTTGGGTGACGCGAATAAAAATGTATATTTGTCGTCACGCAATTTAAAAGGCACCGAAGTTGTAAGTAGCTCAGAATTAAGCACTTACAAAATACTTAACGCAACAAGTCTTGTGTTTATGGAGGGTTCTTTAGAAGGAATTGAGTCGAATTTAAGTAAATAAATGCTATGAGTATCTTAATAAAACCTATTATTACAGAAAAAGCAACTGCAGATAGTGAGTTAATTAACCGCTATTCTTTCGTTGTTAATAATAAGGCGAATAAGATTGAAATCAAGAATGCAGTAGAATCTGCTTATGGTGTTTCAGTTACTAAAGTTCGCACAATTAATGTCCGTCCAGATCGTAAATCCCGTTTTACAAAAACAGGAGTGATCACTGGTAAAACAAGTGCTTATAAAAAAGCATATGTACAGGTGGCGGAAGGTGAAACTATTGATTTATACAGTAATCTTTAAGATTAAACAATGTCAGTTAGAAAATTAAAACCAATCACCCCTGGTCAGCGTTTTAGAGTAGTTAATGGTTTTGACGCCATTACTACTGATAAGCCGGAGAAGAGTTTAATAGCTCCGATTAAAAAATCAGGTGGTAGAAACAGTCAAGGAAAAATGACCATGCGCTATAAAGGTGGTGGTCACAAAAGACGTTACAGAGTAATAGACTTTAAGCGCGATAAGCATGGTATTCCTGCTACTGTTGCGACTATAGAATATGACCCGAACAGAACTGCTTTTATTGCACTTTTGAATTATCAAGATGGTGAAAAAAGATATGTTGTAGCTCAAAATGGATTGCAGGTAGGTCAGAACATCGTTTCTGACGCTGAATCTGCAGCACCGGAAATTGGAAATGCTATGCCTTTGAGCAGCATTCCATTGGGTACTATTATTTCTTGTATTGAATTACGTCCTGGACAAGGAGCTGTTATGGCTCGTAGTGCTGGAGCTTTTGCTCAATTA is from Gillisia sp. Hel1_33_143 and encodes:
- the rpsL gene encoding 30S ribosomal protein S12: MPTISQLVRKGRAKITKKSKSAALDSCPQRRGVCTRVYTTTPKKPNSAMRKVARVRLTNGKEVNAYIPGEGHNLQEHSIVLVRGGRVKDLPGVRYHIVRGALDTAGVAGRTQRRSKYGAKRPKK
- the rpsG gene encoding 30S ribosomal protein S7, with the translated sequence MRKRQAKKRPLLPDPKFNDQLVTRFVNMMMWDGKKSVSFKVFYDAIAIVDEKKQDEEKTALEIWKDALSNVMPHVEVRSRRVGGATFQIPMQIRPDRKVSTAMKWLISYSRKRNEKSMAQRLAGEIIAASKEEGAAVKKRVDTHKMAEANKAFSHFRF
- the fusA gene encoding elongation factor G, which codes for MAQRDLKFTRNIGIAAHIDAGKTTTTERVLFYTGVSHKIGEVHDGAATMDWMEQEQERGITITSAATHCKWMYRDQEYTVNIIDTPGHVDFTVEVERSLRVLDGMVALFSAVDGVEPQSETVWRQADKYRVPRLGFVNKMDRQGSDFFNVCNQVREMLGGNPVPLQIPIGEENDFKGVVDLISKTALVWNEEDFGMTYETIDIPAELMDDVNKYRTLLVEAVAEYDEALMEKFFEDESSITEDEIIAALRAATIDMSIIPMMCGSAFKNKGVQMMLDAVMRYLPSPVDIDAIIGVNPDTEEEESRKPHVDSPFSALAFKIATDPFVGRLAFFRVYSGALDAGSYVLNNRSGKKERISRIYQMHANKQEPIDRIEAGDIGAAVGFKDIKTGDSLTDEKHPITLESMSFPNPVIGIAVEPKTKADVDKMGMALAKLAEEDPTFQVKTDEASGQTIISGMGELHLEILVDRLKREFKVEVNEGQPQVEYKETITRSADHRETYKKQSGGRGKFGDIVFEMSPADEDFKGPGLQFVDEVKGGRIPKEFIPSVEKGFKEAMKSGPLAGFKMDSLKVILKDGSFHPVDSDQLSFELAAKMGYKVAAKKAGAVILEPIMKVEVVTPEENMGDIVGDLNRRRGQVNDMSDRSGAKVIKAEVPLSEMFGYVTTLRTLSSGRATSTMEFSHYAETPSNVSESVIKAAKGTSNE
- the rpsJ gene encoding 30S ribosomal protein S10, whose protein sequence is MSQKIRIKLKSYDHNLVDKSAEKIVKTVKTTGAVVTGPIPLPTHKKIFTVLRSPHVNKKAREQFQLSSYKRLLDIYSSSSKTIDALMKLELPSGVEVEIKV
- the rplC gene encoding 50S ribosomal protein L3, whose translation is MSGLIGKKIGMTSIFDENGKNIPCTVIQAGPCVITQVRTNEVDGYEALQLGFDDKKTANKAATGHAKKAGSAAMRKVVEFQGFEGEYKLGDSITVDQFVEGEFVDIAGISKGKGFQGVVKRHGFGGVGQATHGQHNRLRAPGSIGAASYPARVFKGMRMAGRMGGEKVKVENLRVLKVVADKNLLVVKGCVPGHKNSYVIIQK
- the rplD gene encoding 50S ribosomal protein L4 produces the protein MEVAVLDIKGKETGRKVSLSDSVFAIEPNNHAVYLDVKQYLANQRQGTHKAKERAEITGSTRKIKKQKGTGTARAGSIKSPVFRGGGRVFGPRPRNYGFKLNKNLKRLARKSALSLKANDKNIIVVEDFQFDTPKTKNFIDVLKGLGVDKKKSLIVLGDANKNVYLSSRNLKGTEVVSSSELSTYKILNATSLVFMEGSLEGIESNLSK
- the rplW gene encoding 50S ribosomal protein L23, which produces MSILIKPIITEKATADSELINRYSFVVNNKANKIEIKNAVESAYGVSVTKVRTINVRPDRKSRFTKTGVITGKTSAYKKAYVQVAEGETIDLYSNL
- the rplB gene encoding 50S ribosomal protein L2, which gives rise to MSVRKLKPITPGQRFRVVNGFDAITTDKPEKSLIAPIKKSGGRNSQGKMTMRYKGGGHKRRYRVIDFKRDKHGIPATVATIEYDPNRTAFIALLNYQDGEKRYVVAQNGLQVGQNIVSDAESAAPEIGNAMPLSSIPLGTIISCIELRPGQGAVMARSAGAFAQLVAREGKYATIKLPSGEIRRVLVTCVATIGAISNSDHQLIVSGKAGRSRWLGRRPRTRPVAMNPVDHPMGGGEGRASGGHPRSRKGLPAKGFRTRSKTKASNKYIVERRKK